CATTTTTAGATTCTGATAATGATGGAATTGAAGATAAATTTGATTTATGTATTTTTGAACCAGAAACATTCAATGGATACAATGACTTAGACGGTTGTCCAGATGCTGAATCTGATTCACTTTTCTTAGACACTGACGGTGATGGAATTGCCGATAAATACGACACATGTCCAACTGAACCGGAAACCTTTAATCGATTTGCAGACTATGACGGTTGTCCAGATACTATACCAAACTTTTCAGCTAGTTTAGGTGACACCGATGGTGATAGAGTCAAAGACATTGATGATGCATGTCCACTTGAGCCAGAAAGATACAATGGTTTTGAAGATGAAGATGGTTGCCCTGACATTCCACCATATTCAACTGACAGAGACTCTGACCGAGATGGTATTTTAGATAGTAATGACTTATGTCCTGATGCAAAAGAAACTTACAACAAATTCCAAGATCATGATGGTTGTCCAGACTTTGTTTCATCAGGAAAAGATATAGCTGATTCAGACGGTGATGGAATTCCAGATGTGGATGATTCCTGTCCTAACCAACCAGAAACATTTAACGGTATTTTAGACAGAGACGGTTGTCCAGATTCTTCATCAACCAAAGACTCCGATAGAGATGGAATTGCTGATGCAAATGATGCATGTCCAACTGCTCCAGAAAACTATAATCGATTTGAGGACTCCGATGGTTGTCCTGACTTTGTTGCAAGTGCTGGATTATTAGATGCTGATGGCGACGGTATTGCTGATATTAATGACTCATGTCCATTAAAACCTGAAACTTTCAATAATTACAAAGATCAAGACGGATGTCCTGATACAACACCATTCCCTGATGCAGATCGAGATGGTGTTGCTGATGCTAGTGATGCATGTCCAAATGAACCCGAAACTTGGAATAGATTCCAAGACGATGACGGTTGTCCTGATTCTGATGGTGGAGACACTGACGGAGATGGAATTCCAAATTCAGTAGATGCATGTCCACTTGAACGAGAGAGATTCAACAATTTTGAGGACACTGACGGTTGCCCTGACATTCCACCTTATAGCTCAGACAAAGACTCTGACCGAGATGGAATTTTCGATAGTCTAGATCTATGTCCTAATGCTAGGGAAACTTACAATTTCTTCCAAGACGATGACGGTTGTCCAGATTCTGTAGTAGCTGGTAAAGGAGTATCTGACACTGACGGTGATGGAATAATTGATCTTGATGACAGATGTCCTAACCAACCAGAAACATTTAACGGTATTTTAGATAGAGACGGTTGTCCTGATAACAATTTATCAAAAGATACTGATGCCGATGGAATTGCTGATGCAAATGATGCATGTCCAACTGCTGCAGAAACTTACAACAAGTTTGAAGACTCTGACGGTTGTCCTGACTTTGTAGACTCTTCAAAGATATTTGATGCCGATGGTGACGGAATCACTGACTTGTTTGATAGATGTCCAACAAAACCTGAAACTATGAATAATTACATGGATGAAGACGGTTGTCCTGACTTGGCACCATTCCCTGATGCCGATGGTGATGGTGTAAGTGATAGTCAAGACCAATGTCCAACAGAGGCTGAAACTTGGAATCGTTTCTTGGACTCTGACGGCTGTCCAGATGCAATAAGAGAAAATGACTCTGATTCTGATTTCATTTTGAACATTAATGATGCATGTCCACTTGAGCCAGAAAGATACAATGGTTTCCAAGATGAAGATGGTTGTCCTGACATTCCACCATATACAATGGAAGGTGATTCTGATTATGATGGCATTCCAAATTCAATTGATCAATGTCCTTTGATTCCAGAGCGCTACAACAAATTCCAAGATGAAGATGGTTGTCCTGACTATGTTGCATCTGATGCAAACATTCCTGATTCAGACGGTGATGGAATAATTGATCTTGATGATAGATGTCCTAACCAACCAGAAAACTACAATGGTATTTTAGATAGAGACGGTTGTCCAGATACATCATCATCTAAAGACACTGACTTTGATGGAATTGCTGATGCAAATGATGCATGTCCACTTGCAGCAGAAAACTATAATCGATTTGAAGACTCTGACGGTTGTCCAGACTTTGTAGATGTGTCAATATCTGTTGATTCTGACGGTGACGGAATTATTGATAAAAATGATATTTGTCCAAAACAACCAGAAACATTTAATGGAATTCTTGACTCTGATGGATGTCCAGATGAAACACCATTCCCTGATGCCGATGGTGATGGTGTCAGAGACAGCTTAGATTTGTGTCCAACAGAAGCTGAAACTTGGAACAGATACATCGACTTTGATGGATGTCCAGATGAAATTCCCTCAGTAGCATCAAAGTTTGATTCTGACGGTGACGGAATATATGATAATGATGATCTCTGCCCAGCAGAAAAAGAAACATGGAACAAATTTGATGACTCTGATGGATGTCCAGATGTAGTTCCTGAGCAATCAAGATATCTCCATGATACTGATCTAGATGGAATTCTCAACGAAAATGATCTCTGTCCTACAGAGCCTGAAGATTATGATGGCGATAGAGACACCGATGGCTGTCCTGATCCATAAGCCTCACATTTCGTACATTTTTCAGAAATCTAATTTTTGATCTTCGAAACTGCAATTCTAAGAAATTTAGTCTAACTAGCTAAAAATTTACCGTGACGTTTAATAAAGACGTCTTGGCAAAACCGACGGGGAGTATGAGAAAACACCACATTTTGGGATTTCTATTGTTATTAGTATCAACTATTTCAGCAGTGCCAATTACCACACATGCAGCGCCAAATGATATTGATGGAGATACCATTGCAGATGCTGTTGATGAATGTCCTTTTGTAAAAGAGGACTTTGATGGACCGCTTGATGGCTGTCCATCCAATTTTGTTCCATGGTATGATGCTGATTATGATGGAATCCAAGATCATTTAGATAACTGTCCAACTGTAAAAGAAAATTATAACAAATATCAGGATGATGATGGTTGTCCAGACGTCCCAGTAACTGGAAATCCTGATGAATTCATAGATTCAGACAAAGATGGATTTACTGATAAAATTGACTTATGTCCTAACCAACCAGAAACATTCAATGGATTTTTAGATTTTGATGGCTGCCCTGATAATTATTTACCACTAAAAGATTCTGATCAAGATGGCATTCCAGATGCAGTAGATGAATGTCCATTTGAACAAGAAGTTTACAATAGATTCCAAGACATCGATGGCTGTCCTGACTCTGCCCCATCTGTAGGTACTGATTATAAATTCCCTGATACAGATGGTGATGGTATCGATGATAGATGGGACTCTTGCATTAACGAGCCTGAGAACTTTAACAATTATTTAGATTGGGACGGTTGTCCTGATGTACCTGGACACACCTCTGATGGATTGATTGATACTGACTACGATGGAATTCCAGATTCATCAGATCAATGTCCAACAGAACGAGAAAATTATAACAAATTCCAAGACGATGACGGTTGTCCAGACGTCTTAAATCTCCAATCAACAGGTGATTATGATTCAGACGGTATTGGAGATCTCGTCGACAAATGTCCTTTCAGTAGAGAAGTGTATAACAAATTCCTTGATGAAGATGGATGTCCAGATTATATCGGAACCGAGAAAGCAACACCTGACTCTGACGGAGATGGAATTAATGATTACTTGGACTTGTGTAAGATGCAACCAGAAACCTACAATGGATTCTTAGATCAAGACGGTTGTCCAGATAAAGTGTCCAGTGGTGATGCTGACAGAGATGGAATCCCTGATAATGTTGATAAATGTCCAAATGTTCCTGAAACATTTAACAAATTCCAAGACTGGGATGGCTGTCCTGACTCTGTAAGCTCAGACAAAGCAGCATACCAATTTGCAGATACTGATGGTGATGGTATCGAAGACAGATGGGACTCTTGTATTACAGAGCCAGAAAATTATAATCAATATTTAGATTGGGACGGTTGCCCTGATGTACCTGGAACCACCGGTGGTAGCGTTATTGATACTGACTACGATGGAATTCCAGATGATTTAGATCAATGTCCAACTGTAGGTGAGCGTTACAACAATTATTATGATGAAGATGGTTGTCCAGACATTCCACCATATCTCTCTGGTATTGATTCTGATTCTGATGGCATACCTGATAGCGTAGACCTATGTCCACAAATAAAAGAGACTTACAATAAATTCCAAGACGATGATGGCTGTCCTGATTATATTGGAGGTCAAAAATCTACTCCAGACTCTGATGGTGATGGAATCGTAGATGTTTTAGATTCATGTCCTAACCAACCAGAAACATTCAATGGATTCTTAGACCAAGATGGCTGTCCTGATACACTATCATCAAAGGACTCTGACAGAGATGGAATTGCAGATAGATTTGATCAATGCCCCAATGCTCCTGAAACTTATAACAAATTCCAAGACTCTGACGGTTGTCCAGACTCTGTAACATCTGGCATGACCGAATTCCAGTTCCCTGATACTGACGGCGATGGTATAGAAGACAGATGGGACTCTTGTATTAACGAGCCTGAAAACTATAACAATTATTTAGATAAAGATGGCTGTCCAGATGTTCCTGGTGTGTCCGTTGAAGGTTTACTTGACTCTGACGATGATGGAATCCCAGACTTTGAAGACATGTGTCCAACTGCAGGTGAAAGATATAACGGGTTCCAAGATGATGATGGCTGTCCAGATGTACAACCATATTTAGTTGATCGTGACTCTGACTTTGATGGCATACCTGATAGCGTAGACCAATGTCCACAAACCAAGGAAACTTATAACAAATTCCAAGACACCGACGGTTGCCCCGACTTTGTATCTGGTCAAGCAGGAATTGCTGATTCTGATGGCGACGGAATTGCTGATGTCATAGATTCATGTCCTAACCAACCAGAAACATTCAATGGATTCTTAGACCAAGATGGATGTCCTGACACTACTACTTCAAGAGATTCTGACAGAGATGGAATTCCAGATAATATCGATCAATGCCCCAATGTTCCTGAAACTTATAACAAATTCCAAGACACCGATGGTTGTCCAGACTCTGTAACATCTGATGCAAAATCATTCCAATTCCCAGATGCAGACGGTGACGGTATCGAAGATAGAAAAGATCAATGCAAGAATGAGCCAGAAAATTATAATCAATATTTAGACTGGGATGGCTGTCCAGATGTAATCCCTGCTGGTAACACAGACCCAACTCGTCCAGATGCTGATAAAGATAACATTCCAGATGATTTAGATCAATGTCCAACCCAGCCAGAAACATGGAACAAGTACAAGGATAATGACGGTTGTCCTGATATTGTACCTGAACAATCAAGATTTGTACACGATGATGATTTAGATCAAATCATAAATGATCTGGACTTATGTCCTACAGAGCCTGAAGATTATGATGGCGATAGAGACACCGATGGTTGTCCTGATCCCTAGCTCTCTAGTCTTTCATAATGAGTCAATTACCAAAGTTTTCTAGTAAGGCGTTCTTAGCTCCAATGGCAGGAGTTAGTGATCCTGCATTGCGATTACTGTGTAAAAAAATGGGTGCAGGTTTGGTAGTTACTGAATTTACTAGCATTCATAGTATCGTCGCAAAAGAAGAGCAATTAAAAAAAAATCAAAAACAAATCTGTGAATTCATTGAATTTTCTGAAGAAGAACGACCATTATCAGTACAACTCTTTGGTTCTGATCTAAAGGCATTAGCCAAAGCTGCAAAAATTGTCGAACCGTTTTTTGACATTATAGACTATAACATGGGGTGTCCTGCACCGCACATCACACAGCAAATGGCAGGAGGCGCATTATTACAAGAATCAAATCTTACAACAATGATATTCAAAACTCTAGTTGAAAGCGTGAACAAACCTGTCACACTAAAAATTCGAGCAGGTGTAACCTCTGCAAATCGATTTCTGTTCAAGGATATCGCACAAATAGCCCAAGACAAGGGAATTCAGATGATTACACTGCACCCAAGAACAGTAAAGCAAGGATATTCTGGTTATGCTGATTGGAGTTTGATTAAAGAGCTCAAAGAATTAGTTGACATTCCTGTAGTGGGAAACGGTGACATAACCTCTCCTGAGATTTCTAAACAGATGTTTGAATCAACAAAATGTGATTATGTGATGATTGGCAGAGGAGCAATGGGAAATCCATATCTTTTCAAACAAATTAATGAATATTTGGAAAACGGAACATACGAAAAATCATCCCTCAAACAAAAAATTGGAATCTTCTTTGAGTATCTAGAAATTGCAACAAAATTTAAGATAAGATTTTCAAATATCAAAGGTCAAGCAATGAGTTTTACTAAAGGCATCAATGATGCAACTAAACTTCGAGCAAAAATCACACTTTCAAAAAATATCAAAGATCTCGAAAGTATAATGTATCAAGCATATTCTCAATATTGAAGAAAATTAATGAAAAATAAATTCTATGTAATTATTCCAATAGTTGCATTTGTAGTGATTTTTTTAAATGCCTTCTTTGGACATTTAATTTTTAGCTCTGGATCTGATGAAACAATTAACAAATATTCGATCTATGTACACTTGCAACCCGAATGGAATAGCTATCCTGGGAATATACTCTTTGATGTAACTACAACATGGAAACGACCAAATGCCGACATATACTCATTTGATTATGATACAAACCTTGGACCACAGGAACAAAATTTTAATCAACTTGAATTTCTTGGGGAAAAATCATTCATCGAACTACAGCATGAGTTCAGCAATTGTGAGTCAAGCTGGAAGCCCATTTTATACAGATATGCTATAGATACTGTCAGAAACAGAATTGAATATTTTCAGGGAAATGAACTCAACGGAGATCCCTATGCATCCTCATTTCCAATCAAAAAAAATCTCAACTATGATCTAAACTCACAAAATGAAAAAATTCGAGGTGGATATGTACAGTTTGTTCCAATCTGTACTGATAAGGAAACCACATCCTATGAATTCAGTCTTAAAATTAATGACAAAAAGAACGGATTTGATGTGTACTTTGTTCCCTCAAAGGAGTCAATCAACGAATTTGTAAATGGAGAAAGTTTTTCTTATTATTCAGAGGCTTCATGTTTTGGGCAAAATTATCAGAGCTTCAATGGGTATTGCAATAATGTGGACAAAGACAGTGGGTTGATGATTGTAATTCCTGATGAAATGAATTTATCATTAACTAAAGTGGTTATCAGCCTTATTGAGAAATAGTAATTATGATTTCTTAATCACTTAGCCAGCCCAACTTCCTAAAGTACATGAACATTAATCCTGCAGGTATTATTGAAGCAAGAATAACTATGATGAAAGTAGTGTATCCTCCATTTCCTGCACTTTCAATTCCACCTGGTAGATTTACGTTCATTCCATAGAACGTACCGATTACTGTAGCCGGAATAGCCAAGGTGAAAATTATAGTCAAAACGGCAAGAACTTTGTTTGTCTTTTCAGTACTGAGCATAAAATCAGTATCTTTGTAAATTTCCATAGTTTCTCTTGATTCTTCTAATGTGTCAATGACCTTGTCTATGTGGTCTATGATGTCATCAAAGTATAATGTAAGATCTGTTTCAGAGAATCTTGGAATGTGTTTTG
This is a stretch of genomic DNA from Thermoproteota archaeon. It encodes these proteins:
- a CDS encoding adhesin codes for the protein MRKHHILGFLLLLVSTISAVPITTHAAPNDIDGDTIADAVDECPFVKEDFDGPLDGCPSNFVPWYDADYDGIQDHLDNCPTVKENYNKYQDDDGCPDVPVTGNPDEFIDSDKDGFTDKIDLCPNQPETFNGFLDFDGCPDNYLPLKDSDQDGIPDAVDECPFEQEVYNRFQDIDGCPDSAPSVGTDYKFPDTDGDGIDDRWDSCINEPENFNNYLDWDGCPDVPGHTSDGLIDTDYDGIPDSSDQCPTERENYNKFQDDDGCPDVLNLQSTGDYDSDGIGDLVDKCPFSREVYNKFLDEDGCPDYIGTEKATPDSDGDGINDYLDLCKMQPETYNGFLDQDGCPDKVSSGDADRDGIPDNVDKCPNVPETFNKFQDWDGCPDSVSSDKAAYQFADTDGDGIEDRWDSCITEPENYNQYLDWDGCPDVPGTTGGSVIDTDYDGIPDDLDQCPTVGERYNNYYDEDGCPDIPPYLSGIDSDSDGIPDSVDLCPQIKETYNKFQDDDGCPDYIGGQKSTPDSDGDGIVDVLDSCPNQPETFNGFLDQDGCPDTLSSKDSDRDGIADRFDQCPNAPETYNKFQDSDGCPDSVTSGMTEFQFPDTDGDGIEDRWDSCINEPENYNNYLDKDGCPDVPGVSVEGLLDSDDDGIPDFEDMCPTAGERYNGFQDDDGCPDVQPYLVDRDSDFDGIPDSVDQCPQTKETYNKFQDTDGCPDFVSGQAGIADSDGDGIADVIDSCPNQPETFNGFLDQDGCPDTTTSRDSDRDGIPDNIDQCPNVPETYNKFQDTDGCPDSVTSDAKSFQFPDADGDGIEDRKDQCKNEPENYNQYLDWDGCPDVIPAGNTDPTRPDADKDNIPDDLDQCPTQPETWNKYKDNDGCPDIVPEQSRFVHDDDLDQIINDLDLCPTEPEDYDGDRDTDGCPDP
- a CDS encoding tRNA dihydrouridine synthase DusB, with product MSQLPKFSSKAFLAPMAGVSDPALRLLCKKMGAGLVVTEFTSIHSIVAKEEQLKKNQKQICEFIEFSEEERPLSVQLFGSDLKALAKAAKIVEPFFDIIDYNMGCPAPHITQQMAGGALLQESNLTTMIFKTLVESVNKPVTLKIRAGVTSANRFLFKDIAQIAQDKGIQMITLHPRTVKQGYSGYADWSLIKELKELVDIPVVGNGDITSPEISKQMFESTKCDYVMIGRGAMGNPYLFKQINEYLENGTYEKSSLKQKIGIFFEYLEIATKFKIRFSNIKGQAMSFTKGINDATKLRAKITLSKNIKDLESIMYQAYSQY
- a CDS encoding thrombospondin encodes the protein MPMQSVYAADNDLDNDGVLNDSDRCPNLQEDYLGNIDGCPSKFVPWYDKDFDGIEDHIDACPTQRERYNNFQDEDGCPDVAPSSGGKGLPDTDGDGFVDDVDLCPNQPETFNGISDRDGCPDKLMSSRDSDRDGIPDDVDQCPLSAETYNKFQDLDGCPDSITSSTFLDSDNDGIEDKFDLCIFEPETFNGYNDLDGCPDAESDSLFLDTDGDGIADKYDTCPTEPETFNRFADYDGCPDTIPNFSASLGDTDGDRVKDIDDACPLEPERYNGFEDEDGCPDIPPYSTDRDSDRDGILDSNDLCPDAKETYNKFQDHDGCPDFVSSGKDIADSDGDGIPDVDDSCPNQPETFNGILDRDGCPDSSSTKDSDRDGIADANDACPTAPENYNRFEDSDGCPDFVASAGLLDADGDGIADINDSCPLKPETFNNYKDQDGCPDTTPFPDADRDGVADASDACPNEPETWNRFQDDDGCPDSDGGDTDGDGIPNSVDACPLERERFNNFEDTDGCPDIPPYSSDKDSDRDGIFDSLDLCPNARETYNFFQDDDGCPDSVVAGKGVSDTDGDGIIDLDDRCPNQPETFNGILDRDGCPDNNLSKDTDADGIADANDACPTAAETYNKFEDSDGCPDFVDSSKIFDADGDGITDLFDRCPTKPETMNNYMDEDGCPDLAPFPDADGDGVSDSQDQCPTEAETWNRFLDSDGCPDAIRENDSDSDFILNINDACPLEPERYNGFQDEDGCPDIPPYTMEGDSDYDGIPNSIDQCPLIPERYNKFQDEDGCPDYVASDANIPDSDGDGIIDLDDRCPNQPENYNGILDRDGCPDTSSSKDTDFDGIADANDACPLAAENYNRFEDSDGCPDFVDVSISVDSDGDGIIDKNDICPKQPETFNGILDSDGCPDETPFPDADGDGVRDSLDLCPTEAETWNRYIDFDGCPDEIPSVASKFDSDGDGIYDNDDLCPAEKETWNKFDDSDGCPDVVPEQSRYLHDTDLDGILNENDLCPTEPEDYDGDRDTDGCPDP